One segment of Bacillus alkalisoli DNA contains the following:
- a CDS encoding NCS2 family permease, whose translation MKRYFEFEKHSTSYRKESIAGLTTFLAMAYILIVNPFMLSLGSVPDLPDSMRMDQGAVFTATALAAAIGCLIMGLYAKYPIALAPGMGLNAFFAYTVVLVMGIPWQTALAGVFVSGIIFIFLTLFGVREKIINAIPEQLKYAVGAGIGLFITFIGFQNSGIIVSQDATLVQLGDLTNGNTLLAIFGLVVTVILMVRGFKGGIFFGMVITAIAGMVVGLIQAPTTVSDVVGPVPSLGPTFGAAITHLGDVFTIQMLVVILTFLFVDFFDTAGTLVSVANQAGFMKDGKLPRANKALFADSAATVAGSVLGTSTTTSYIESSAGVAAGGRTGFTSVVTAGLFLLALFFSPLLSVITAPVTAPALIIVGVLMVSSLGKIAWDRFEIAVPAFLTVIAMPLTYSIATGIAVGFIFYPITMILKGRGKEIHPIMYGLFFIFILYFIFLVE comes from the coding sequence ATGAAGCGTTATTTTGAGTTTGAAAAGCACAGTACAAGTTACAGAAAGGAATCTATTGCTGGTTTGACAACATTCTTAGCAATGGCATACATCTTAATTGTTAATCCATTTATGTTATCACTAGGATCTGTTCCTGATCTTCCAGATTCCATGAGAATGGATCAAGGTGCGGTATTTACAGCTACTGCATTAGCAGCAGCAATCGGATGTTTAATTATGGGTCTTTATGCTAAATACCCAATTGCACTAGCACCAGGAATGGGGTTAAACGCATTCTTTGCTTATACGGTAGTGTTAGTAATGGGTATTCCTTGGCAAACGGCATTAGCGGGTGTATTCGTATCCGGTATTATTTTTATCTTTTTAACATTATTCGGTGTTCGTGAAAAAATTATAAATGCCATCCCTGAACAATTGAAATATGCAGTTGGAGCGGGTATTGGATTATTTATTACATTTATCGGTTTCCAAAACTCAGGTATTATTGTTTCACAAGATGCAACCCTAGTTCAACTAGGTGACTTAACGAATGGTAATACGCTACTTGCAATCTTTGGATTAGTAGTAACAGTCATTTTAATGGTAAGAGGCTTTAAAGGCGGTATTTTCTTCGGAATGGTAATTACAGCTATTGCTGGTATGGTAGTTGGATTAATTCAAGCTCCTACAACAGTAAGTGATGTTGTGGGGCCTGTACCAAGCTTAGGTCCAACTTTCGGAGCAGCAATTACTCATTTAGGTGATGTTTTTACGATTCAAATGCTAGTTGTTATTTTAACTTTCTTATTCGTTGATTTCTTTGATACTGCAGGTACACTTGTATCTGTTGCAAACCAAGCAGGTTTCATGAAAGATGGCAAGTTGCCTCGTGCTAACAAAGCGCTATTTGCTGATTCAGCTGCAACAGTTGCCGGTTCTGTATTAGGTACATCTACGACAACATCTTACATTGAATCATCTGCAGGTGTAGCGGCGGGAGGGAGAACTGGCTTTACATCCGTTGTAACAGCTGGACTATTCTTGCTAGCATTATTTTTCTCTCCTTTATTATCTGTAATTACTGCACCAGTTACGGCTCCAGCGTTAATTATCGTTGGTGTGCTAATGGTATCTTCTTTAGGGAAGATTGCTTGGGATCGTTTCGAAATCGCTGTTCCAGCATTTTTAACTGTTATTGCAATGCCTTTAACGTACAGCATCGCAACTGGTATTGCGGTAGGATTTATCTTCTACCCAATTACAATGATCTTAAAAGGTAGAGGGAAAGAGATTCACCCAATCATGTATGGTTTGTTCTTTATCTTTATCCTGTACTTCATCTTCTTAGTAGAATAG
- the guaA gene encoding glutamine-hydrolyzing GMP synthase gives MENIQEMIVVLDFGSQYNQLITRRIREFGVYSELHPHTITAEEIKEMNPKGIIFSGGPNSVYGEDAFSCDERIFDLGVPVLGICYGMQLMTKHFGGRVEKAAHREYGKATVTVTNQSTIYNELPEQQVVWMSHGDLVVEAPEGFVTDITSSSCPIAGISNEERNLYGVQFHPEVRHSVYGNDLLKNFVFGVCACTESWSMENFIELEMDKIRDLVGDKKVLCALSGGVDSSVVAVLIHKAIGDQLTCIFVDHGLLRKGEAEQVMKTFTEGFNMNVIKVDAKERFMAKLKGVSDPEQKRKIIGNEFIYVFDDESSKLEGIDYLAQGTLYTDIIESGTATAQTIKSHHNVGGLPEDMQFQLIEPLNTLFKDEVRALGTELGMPDEVVWRQPFPGPGLGIRVLGEVTEEKLEIVRESDAILRDEIRKAGLERDVWQYFTVLPDIRSVGVMGDQRTYDYTIGIRAVTSIDGMTSDWARIPWDVLEAISTRIVNEVNHINRVVYDITSKPPATIEWE, from the coding sequence ATGGAAAATATTCAAGAAATGATCGTCGTTTTAGATTTTGGTAGTCAATATAATCAGTTAATTACTCGTCGTATTCGTGAGTTTGGTGTATATAGTGAGTTACACCCTCATACGATTACAGCAGAAGAAATAAAAGAAATGAACCCAAAAGGTATCATTTTTTCTGGCGGACCAAACAGTGTATACGGAGAAGATGCATTTAGCTGTGATGAGCGAATCTTTGACTTAGGTGTTCCGGTACTTGGAATATGCTATGGTATGCAATTAATGACAAAACACTTTGGTGGAAGAGTAGAGAAAGCGGCACACCGTGAGTATGGAAAAGCTACTGTTACCGTAACAAATCAATCAACAATTTATAACGAACTACCTGAGCAACAAGTGGTTTGGATGAGCCATGGTGACCTTGTAGTGGAAGCGCCAGAAGGTTTTGTAACGGACATTACTAGTAGTTCTTGTCCGATTGCTGGAATTAGTAATGAAGAACGTAACCTTTATGGAGTGCAATTCCACCCAGAAGTACGCCATTCTGTATACGGAAATGATTTGTTAAAGAACTTTGTTTTCGGAGTTTGTGCATGTACGGAAAGTTGGTCAATGGAAAACTTCATTGAGTTAGAAATGGACAAAATTCGCGACTTAGTTGGAGATAAAAAGGTTCTTTGTGCCCTAAGTGGAGGGGTAGATTCATCTGTGGTAGCAGTATTAATTCATAAGGCAATTGGTGACCAGTTAACATGTATTTTTGTTGACCACGGCCTATTGCGAAAAGGTGAAGCGGAACAAGTAATGAAAACATTCACAGAAGGCTTTAACATGAATGTGATCAAAGTAGATGCAAAAGAACGTTTCATGGCAAAATTAAAAGGTGTTTCTGACCCTGAGCAAAAACGTAAAATTATCGGCAACGAATTTATCTATGTATTTGATGATGAGTCTTCTAAGTTAGAAGGTATTGATTACTTAGCACAAGGTACACTTTACACGGATATTATTGAAAGTGGTACAGCTACGGCTCAAACGATTAAATCGCATCATAATGTAGGTGGACTTCCAGAAGATATGCAGTTCCAATTAATCGAACCATTAAACACGCTATTTAAAGATGAAGTTCGTGCGTTAGGAACTGAGCTTGGTATGCCAGACGAAGTGGTTTGGCGTCAACCTTTCCCAGGACCAGGATTAGGTATTCGTGTTTTAGGAGAAGTGACAGAAGAAAAGTTAGAGATCGTCCGTGAGTCAGATGCAATTTTACGTGATGAAATTAGAAAAGCTGGATTAGAGCGTGATGTTTGGCAATACTTCACAGTACTACCTGACATTCGTTCTGTAGGAGTAATGGGAGATCAGCGTACGTATGACTACACAATTGGTATTCGCGCGGTAACGTCTATTGATGGAATGACATCTGACTGGGCTAGAATTCCATGGGATGTACTAGAAGCTATTTCGACAAGAATTGTAAATGAAGTAAATCATATCAACCGAGTTGTTTACGATATTACAAGTAAACCACCAGCAACTATCGAGTGGGAATAA
- a CDS encoding DUF4129 domain-containing transglutaminase family protein, with product MSNSTHSERTMYSLLMHLFGFLLLLEWVRPLNQITDTANLYVFVVFVGVAFTISYLQLVPIIKVTIQAGFLLYFLHSLYFMESFLSKAWLEAFWSHMKYNFNIMLVNDWSAMSNLFRTLLLFILLWLISYLLIYWILHRKKMFLFVVMTISYVAILDTFTIYDGSMAIVRLMFVGMLIVGFVYMERLREKEGLFKDKKIWIAWGTPLVVFVLVSTAFGYLSPKAEPVWPDPVPFLTSVGEGIGNGTGDVKKIGYGEDDSRLGGPFIGDPTVVFKAEVERRHYWRVESKDIYTGKGWDNTDDAINRVDDGDISAFPWFADEVSTDNLTAKLSMELKYPHINYPIGVTNVEALDEDVEVRYEFNEATQKIVTRNSSNNNEVLLDSYMVEYEYPTFYIERLKAVQSGTGSESDEDFYNRYTQLPSSLPNRVKNLAEEITGSFQSRYDQVVAVERYFARNDFEYETTNVAVPRGNEDYVDQFLFETQMGYCDNFSTSMVVLLRSVGIPARWVKGYSEGEFVTLNADGTRVYEVANNNAHSWVEVYFPEVGWVTFEPTSGFNNPYRFTYESISGEGENGNGEDQIPERAEENVDGRDRSESELPEEKADRNNTTGIDFALDITVSWKAVGLIVGAFALTFLLLWTTRKKWSPHLYILLYKNRKDDKVFSLAYAKLLKHMQANGFTREQGQTLREYAKQVDHYFKSSEMQTLTDRFERVIYRGNSSKEEWEKSIELWENLIKKRSS from the coding sequence ATGTCCAACTCGACTCATTCAGAAAGAACCATGTATTCATTATTAATGCACTTGTTCGGTTTCTTACTTTTGTTAGAATGGGTTAGGCCTCTAAATCAGATAACAGATACGGCAAATTTATATGTTTTCGTAGTGTTTGTTGGTGTGGCCTTTACAATTTCCTATCTACAATTAGTTCCAATCATAAAAGTCACGATACAAGCTGGTTTTTTACTTTACTTTTTGCATAGTCTATATTTCATGGAATCTTTTTTGAGCAAAGCATGGCTAGAAGCTTTTTGGAGTCACATGAAATATAACTTTAATATTATGCTGGTGAACGATTGGTCTGCGATGAGCAATCTGTTTAGAACGCTGCTATTGTTTATTTTGTTATGGCTAATTAGTTATTTACTAATCTATTGGATTTTACATCGTAAAAAAATGTTTCTGTTTGTCGTGATGACGATATCATATGTAGCAATACTAGATACTTTCACCATATATGATGGTAGTATGGCTATTGTTCGACTAATGTTTGTAGGTATGTTGATTGTTGGTTTTGTTTATATGGAGCGATTAAGAGAAAAAGAGGGTTTGTTCAAAGATAAGAAAATTTGGATTGCTTGGGGAACTCCTCTTGTCGTATTCGTTTTAGTATCCACTGCATTCGGTTACCTTTCTCCTAAAGCGGAGCCGGTATGGCCAGATCCAGTTCCATTTTTAACAAGTGTCGGTGAAGGGATAGGTAATGGCACTGGCGATGTGAAGAAAATTGGCTATGGAGAAGATGATAGTCGTCTTGGTGGGCCATTTATTGGCGATCCTACTGTCGTTTTTAAAGCAGAGGTAGAGCGTAGACATTATTGGAGAGTAGAATCAAAGGACATATACACCGGAAAAGGTTGGGATAATACGGACGATGCTATCAATCGTGTAGATGACGGTGATATATCTGCTTTTCCTTGGTTTGCGGACGAAGTATCAACAGATAATTTGACTGCAAAGTTGTCTATGGAGTTAAAATACCCTCATATTAACTATCCGATTGGTGTTACAAACGTGGAAGCACTCGATGAAGACGTAGAAGTTCGGTATGAATTTAATGAAGCTACACAAAAAATTGTAACGAGAAACAGTTCCAACAATAATGAGGTACTGTTAGATTCTTATATGGTGGAATATGAATATCCTACATTTTATATTGAACGTTTAAAAGCAGTGCAAAGTGGAACGGGTTCAGAAAGTGATGAGGATTTTTATAATAGATATACGCAATTGCCATCTTCTTTACCTAATCGTGTGAAAAATTTAGCAGAAGAAATTACAGGATCTTTTCAATCGAGATACGATCAAGTAGTAGCAGTGGAAAGATATTTTGCCCGTAATGACTTTGAATATGAAACAACGAACGTTGCTGTTCCAAGAGGTAATGAAGATTACGTGGATCAATTTTTATTTGAAACGCAAATGGGTTACTGTGATAACTTTTCAACCTCAATGGTTGTACTACTCAGATCCGTTGGAATACCAGCTCGATGGGTAAAAGGGTATTCTGAAGGAGAATTTGTTACACTAAATGCTGATGGAACAAGAGTATATGAAGTAGCCAACAATAATGCACACTCATGGGTAGAAGTGTATTTCCCTGAAGTAGGGTGGGTAACGTTTGAACCGACTAGCGGTTTTAACAACCCATACCGCTTTACGTATGAATCCATTTCAGGTGAAGGAGAAAACGGTAATGGAGAAGACCAAATTCCAGAACGAGCGGAAGAAAATGTAGATGGTCGTGATAGAAGTGAAAGTGAGTTACCAGAAGAAAAAGCTGATAGAAACAATACGACTGGAATTGACTTTGCGCTAGATATTACTGTTTCTTGGAAGGCTGTCGGTTTGATTGTTGGAGCGTTCGCTTTAACTTTCTTGTTGTTATGGACGACAAGGAAAAAATGGTCCCCGCATCTATACATTCTTCTATATAAGAATAGAAAAGATGATAAAGTGTTCTCGCTTGCCTATGCCAAATTATTAAAGCACATGCAAGCCAATGGATTTACGAGAGAACAAGGGCAAACTTTGCGCGAATACGCCAAACAAGTAGACCATTATTTTAAGTCTTCGGAAATGCAGACGTTGACTGATCGTTTTGAGCGTGTCATTTATAGAGGTAATTCTTCAAAAGAAGAATGGGAAAAATCCATTGAATTGTGGGAAAATTTAATTAAAAAGAGATCATCTTGA
- a CDS encoding DUF58 domain-containing protein, producing the protein MMKFKKLKKISKLSTFLFLVAILFVFAMFQGGFVSWFLFFSFLPFAIYSFMILLYPLRDIKVSRTLDKEKYRARDRLIGTITINRILPFPVSYLLVEEIMPSDLVFCQQSTQAKKIFFPWFKRSFTFQYALERIPRGEHTFTTVRVKCGDFFGLVEKERIIRVKNSFLVYPHYEEMVYKQNENKFDQGSTSSKMKLIRDTSMTVGVREYQPGDRFSWIDWKATARRNDIMTKEFEQQQSHDVLIILDRSQQSSFESAVSVTAALTKAVLKYGSQVGLVSIGKDRSNFSMRSGEEHFAEMYYHLARVQPNNLSSFGNTVEMEIGKVSPHVTFIFVTGKLEKDTVQTIEKLTYRNMNLQLYLTKDDGKKISKEELTLMESLKRRNVDVRTISKGHYTSMFSEVS; encoded by the coding sequence ATGATGAAATTCAAGAAACTAAAAAAGATCTCGAAGTTATCTACTTTTTTATTTCTTGTCGCCATTCTCTTTGTATTCGCAATGTTTCAAGGTGGTTTTGTTAGTTGGTTTTTATTTTTCAGCTTCCTGCCATTTGCTATCTACTCTTTTATGATATTGTTATACCCGTTAAGAGATATAAAAGTATCCAGAACATTAGACAAAGAGAAATATAGAGCAAGAGATAGATTAATTGGGACGATTACAATAAATCGCATTTTACCGTTTCCGGTCAGTTACTTATTAGTGGAAGAAATAATGCCCTCTGACTTAGTTTTTTGTCAACAATCTACACAAGCTAAAAAAATATTTTTCCCATGGTTCAAACGTTCTTTTACTTTCCAATATGCTCTAGAACGCATACCGCGTGGAGAGCATACGTTCACAACTGTTCGTGTAAAATGTGGTGATTTTTTTGGTCTTGTAGAAAAAGAAAGAATCATCCGTGTGAAAAATTCATTTCTAGTATATCCTCATTATGAAGAAATGGTTTATAAGCAAAACGAAAATAAATTTGACCAAGGTTCAACTTCCTCCAAGATGAAGTTAATTCGTGATACATCAATGACAGTTGGTGTTCGTGAATATCAACCTGGAGACAGATTTTCTTGGATTGATTGGAAAGCTACAGCACGAAGAAATGATATTATGACCAAAGAGTTCGAACAGCAACAAAGTCATGATGTGTTAATTATATTAGACCGCTCACAACAATCTTCCTTTGAAAGTGCGGTTAGTGTAACGGCGGCTTTGACGAAAGCTGTATTAAAGTATGGTTCACAAGTAGGTCTTGTATCCATTGGGAAAGATCGCTCCAATTTTAGTATGAGGAGCGGTGAAGAACATTTTGCAGAAATGTATTATCATTTAGCACGTGTGCAACCAAACAACCTGTCTAGCTTCGGCAATACAGTTGAAATGGAAATCGGAAAAGTCTCTCCGCATGTTACGTTTATATTTGTGACTGGGAAGTTAGAAAAGGATACCGTTCAAACGATCGAAAAATTAACTTATCGCAACATGAATTTGCAACTTTACCTCACGAAGGATGATGGTAAGAAAATTTCTAAAGAAGAACTAACGCTTATGGAGTCATTAAAAAGAAGGAACGTAGATGTGAGGACAATATCAAAAGGACATTACACGTCTATGTTTAGTGAGGTGAGTTAA
- a CDS encoding AAA family ATPase, with amino-acid sequence MENMQPQVQRIIDNIGKVMIGKQHVAELSVVSLLAGGHVLLEDVPGVGKTMMVRALAKSVGAEFKRIQFTPDLLPSDVTGSSVYNPKELRFEFRPGPIMGNIILADEINRTSPKTQAALLEGMEEASVTVDGNTLQLDRPFFVMATQNPIEYEGTYPLPEAQLDRFLFKMNMGYPTPQEEVDILNSTEKRQPIHELESVVTLEELREMQLQVKEVHVDQTVKEYIVDMMNRTRTHQAVYLGASPRGSVALMKAAQSYAFVKGRDYVLPDDVQYLAKYALTHRIILKSEAKFEGITAEQVIDKVINRTPVPVQRSMSRS; translated from the coding sequence ATGGAGAACATGCAACCACAAGTGCAAAGAATTATAGATAATATTGGAAAAGTAATGATAGGTAAGCAACATGTAGCAGAGTTAAGTGTTGTATCATTATTAGCAGGCGGACACGTTTTATTAGAAGACGTTCCAGGAGTAGGAAAAACAATGATGGTTCGAGCTCTAGCAAAATCAGTTGGAGCAGAATTTAAAAGAATTCAATTTACCCCAGACTTACTTCCTTCAGATGTTACCGGAAGCTCCGTTTACAATCCAAAAGAATTACGTTTTGAATTCCGTCCAGGACCAATTATGGGCAATATTATTTTAGCAGATGAAATTAATCGTACTTCTCCAAAAACACAAGCTGCGTTACTTGAAGGTATGGAAGAGGCAAGTGTTACGGTTGATGGCAACACTTTGCAACTCGATAGACCTTTCTTTGTTATGGCTACTCAAAATCCGATTGAATATGAAGGGACATATCCACTACCAGAAGCGCAATTAGACCGTTTCTTGTTTAAAATGAATATGGGATACCCAACACCACAAGAAGAGGTGGATATTTTAAATTCAACAGAAAAGCGCCAACCAATCCATGAATTAGAGTCGGTTGTGACTTTAGAAGAGCTACGAGAAATGCAGTTACAAGTAAAAGAAGTGCATGTAGACCAAACGGTAAAAGAATATATTGTAGATATGATGAATCGTACACGTACCCATCAAGCGGTTTATTTAGGAGCGAGTCCTCGTGGATCTGTTGCACTTATGAAAGCGGCGCAAAGCTATGCTTTTGTTAAAGGCAGAGATTATGTACTTCCAGATGATGTTCAATACTTAGCAAAATATGCTTTAACACATCGTATTATTTTAAAATCGGAAGCGAAGTTTGAAGGAATTACGGCAGAACAAGTTATAGATAAAGTAATAAATCGCACACCTGTTCCAGTACAAAGGTCGATGAGTAGATCATGA
- a CDS encoding YusW family protein: protein MKKTSYILTGVFAASLFLVGCNTDTEVDNPAPEDVVVEDENDGFDMDGDDGEVFEEEEPATTAFGFTHFDMKASYEGMGENYEVYYEHKTDEVHAEIDDARTGMNLEGDEAYTELEGIFQSLDINSMMTEEEILRAVIDGFNLDESYEKLEVKITFEDGTEVDVEHDQDNE, encoded by the coding sequence ATGAAAAAAACATCTTACATTTTAACAGGGGTATTTGCAGCATCGTTATTTTTAGTTGGTTGTAACACAGACACGGAAGTAGATAATCCAGCACCAGAGGATGTAGTAGTAGAAGATGAGAATGATGGTTTTGACATGGATGGTGACGATGGAGAGGTTTTTGAAGAAGAAGAGCCAGCAACAACAGCATTTGGTTTTACTCATTTTGATATGAAGGCAAGCTATGAAGGTATGGGAGAAAATTATGAAGTATATTATGAGCACAAAACAGACGAAGTTCATGCAGAAATCGATGATGCAAGAACTGGTATGAACCTAGAAGGTGACGAAGCTTATACAGAGCTAGAAGGAATCTTCCAATCGTTAGATATTAATAGCATGATGACAGAAGAAGAAATACTTAGAGCTGTAATTGATGGATTCAACTTAGATGAAAGCTATGAAAAACTAGAAGTAAAAATTACGTTTGAAGATGGAACAGAAGTTGACGTAGAACACGACCAAGATAACGAATAA